The genomic segment GGCAGGCGACGTCGCCGCGTCCGGCCTCGATCGTCCCCGACGCGACGTGCGTCAGCCGGGCGCCGTCGAGCTCGACGACTCCCCACCCACAAACAATCGTTCCGGGATCGACCCCGAGTACCCGCATCCCCACCCTCCTCGCCGCCGCACCGAATCTCGCCGGCGCCGGCCGCTGCCCTGGCGCCGCGCAGTTCGGGCCGGCATCGTGCTACTCCTACGCCTGCTCCGGCACCGTGCGAAACCGCGACCTGTCCGCAGATTCCACCAACGACGCGGTCATGCCGACAGCCGGCTCAGCTCGTCCTCATCTATATCGAAGTTGGCCGATACGCGCTGCACGTCGTCGTGATCCTCGAGCGCTTCGATGAGCTTGATCGCCTTGGCGGCATCGGCGCCCGCCAGGCGCACCGTGTTCTGGGGTACAAGAGTGATCTCGGCCTGATCGACCGCGATGCCCGCAGCCTCCAGGCTGGCGCGCGCATCCTCGAGCGCATCGACCGGAATCGTGATTCGAAGGGCGTCGTCTTCGCCGACGATGTCGGTCGCGCCGGCCTCGAGCGCGAGCTCGAACACGTGCTCTTCGCCGACGCTGCTCGCGTTGGCCACGACGATCTGACCGACCCGTTCGAACATCCAACGCACGCAATTCGCTTCACCGAGATTGCCGCCGTGCTTTTGGAAGACGTTGCGCAAGTCCGCGACCGTCCTGTTCTTGTTGTCGGTCAGAGCCTCCAGCATGACGGCCATCCCGCCGGGCCCGTAGCCTTCGTACGTGGCTTCCTGGTAGTCGCCCTCCAACCCGCCTGCGCCCTTTTTTACAGCCCGTTCGATATTTTCATTCGGCATCGACTGGGCTTTGGCGGCCGCGATGGCCGTGCGTAAACGCGGGTTGGCACTTGCATCCGCGCCACCCATCCTGGCGGCAACCGTGATCTCGCGAATGAGTTTGGTAAAGACTTTTCCGCGCTTAGCGTCCTTCGCCGCCTTCTTGTGCTTGATGGTGCTCCACTTCGAGTGGCCCGACATTTTTGCCTCTTATTCGGGCACTCCCCCTTGCCCTGGTGGCTAAATACGCCCTGCAGTTGATGGTTGCACGCCGCTTTTCGATCAGGAACCTTGAGGCAACCCGGAGGCCGGGGGGCAACGAGGAGGGATGGGATGTGCGGCGGGGCCTCAAATTCTCGGGCTAGGAAAAGGGGCGACTCTCGCTACCGAACCAACACTCGATGAAAGTACTCACACTGCTACCACTGCTCTCGTTGGCAGTAGGCTGCGC from the Candidatus Limnocylindrales bacterium genome contains:
- a CDS encoding YebC/PmpR family DNA-binding transcriptional regulator, which codes for MSGHSKWSTIKHKKAAKDAKRGKVFTKLIREITVAARMGGADASANPRLRTAIAAAKAQSMPNENIERAVKKGAGGLEGDYQEATYEGYGPGGMAVMLEALTDNKNRTVADLRNVFQKHGGNLGEANCVRWMFERVGQIVVANASSVGEEHVFELALEAGATDIVGEDDALRITIPVDALEDARASLEAAGIAVDQAEITLVPQNTVRLAGADAAKAIKLIEALEDHDDVQRVSANFDIDEDELSRLSA